In the Pseudothauera hydrothermalis genome, one interval contains:
- the ccoN gene encoding cytochrome-c oxidase, cbb3-type subunit I, whose protein sequence is MQSQATYNYKVVRQFAIMTVVWGIVGMLVGVIVAAQLVWPELSVHEWLGYGRLRPLHTNAVIFAFGGCALFATSYYVVQRTCHTPLFAPGLAAFTFWGWQLIIVLAAITLPLGFTSGKEYAELEWPIDLLIAVVWVSYAVVFFGTIAKRKVSHIYVANWFFGAFIIAVALLHIVNSAAIPVSLTKSYSAYAGVQDAMVQWWYGHNAVGFFLTAGFLGMMYYFVPKQADRPVYSYRLSVVHFWALIFTYMWAGPHHLHYTALPDWTQSLGMLFSLILLAPSWGGMINGIMTLSGAWHKLRTDPILKFLITSLSFYGMSTFEGPMMSVKTVNALSHYTDWTVGHVHSGALGWVAMVSIGSIYFLLPRLYGKTEMYSVKLVNTHFWVATIGVVLYIASMWIAGVMQGLMWRATNPDGTLTYSFVESVKASYPFWTIRLVGGILFLSGMLIMFYNMVKTIAGEKAYDAPVVAPAAAHA, encoded by the coding sequence ATGCAATCGCAAGCGACTTATAACTACAAAGTCGTGCGCCAGTTCGCCATCATGACGGTGGTGTGGGGCATCGTGGGCATGCTGGTCGGCGTCATCGTCGCAGCACAGCTCGTGTGGCCTGAACTGAGCGTTCATGAATGGCTGGGATACGGCCGCCTCCGCCCGCTGCATACCAATGCGGTGATCTTTGCGTTCGGCGGCTGCGCGCTGTTTGCCACGTCTTACTATGTCGTGCAGCGGACCTGTCATACCCCGCTGTTCGCACCTGGACTTGCGGCGTTTACGTTCTGGGGTTGGCAACTCATCATCGTGCTTGCGGCCATCACCCTGCCGCTGGGGTTCACCTCGGGCAAGGAGTACGCCGAGCTGGAGTGGCCCATCGATCTGCTGATCGCAGTGGTCTGGGTGTCTTACGCAGTGGTGTTCTTCGGTACCATCGCCAAGCGCAAGGTCTCCCACATTTATGTGGCCAACTGGTTCTTCGGCGCCTTCATCATCGCCGTGGCACTGCTGCACATCGTCAATAGCGCGGCCATTCCGGTCAGCCTGACCAAGTCCTATTCCGCCTATGCCGGTGTTCAGGACGCGATGGTGCAATGGTGGTACGGCCACAACGCGGTGGGCTTTTTCCTCACCGCAGGCTTTTTGGGCATGATGTATTACTTCGTGCCCAAGCAGGCAGACCGCCCGGTCTATTCCTACCGCCTGTCGGTGGTGCACTTCTGGGCCTTGATCTTCACCTACATGTGGGCGGGCCCGCACCATCTGCACTATACCGCGCTGCCTGACTGGACCCAGTCCTTGGGCATGCTGTTTTCGCTGATTCTGCTGGCACCCTCGTGGGGTGGCATGATCAACGGCATCATGACCCTGTCGGGCGCCTGGCACAAACTGCGCACCGACCCGATCCTGAAGTTCCTGATCACCTCGCTGTCGTTCTATGGCATGTCGACCTTCGAAGGTCCGATGATGTCGGTGAAGACGGTCAATGCGCTGTCGCACTACACCGACTGGACCGTGGGTCACGTGCATTCTGGCGCGCTCGGTTGGGTGGCCATGGTGTCGATCGGCTCCATCTATTTCCTGCTGCCGCGCTTGTACGGCAAAACCGAGATGTACAGCGTCAAGCTGGTCAACACCCATTTCTGGGTGGCCACCATTGGCGTGGTGCTCTACATCGCCTCGATGTGGATTGCCGGCGTGATGCAGGGCTTGATGTGGCGCGCCACCAACCCGGACGGCACGCTGACCTACTCTTTCGTCGAAAGCGTCAAAGCGAGCTATCCGTTCTGGACCATCCGTCTGGTGGGCGGCATCCTGTTCCTCTCCGGCATGCTCATCATGTTCTACAACATGGTGAAGACCATCGCGGGCGAGAAGGCGTACGACGCGCCGGTCGTGGCTCCCGCTGCCGCTCACGCCTAA
- the ccoS gene encoding cbb3-type cytochrome oxidase assembly protein CcoS produces MDGLLGSLYILIPLSVVLVFVIGAIFWWSVRSGQFDDLEGPAYRLLMDDRDPPVAKDGAEVAGSMNIGLDGEDADGGQSGLESKKTT; encoded by the coding sequence ATGGACGGTTTGCTCGGCAGTCTTTACATTCTCATCCCGCTTTCGGTGGTGCTGGTTTTTGTCATCGGCGCGATTTTCTGGTGGTCAGTGCGCTCGGGCCAGTTCGACGACCTGGAAGGACCGGCTTATCGGCTGCTCATGGACGATCGCGATCCGCCGGTGGCCAAGGACGGCGCTGAAGTGGCAGGGTCAATGAACATAGGTTTGGACGGGGAAGATGCGGACGGCGGGCAAAGCGGTCTGGAATCCAAAAAGACGACATGA
- a CDS encoding heavy metal translocating P-type ATPase, producing MNTVSDIASPAVVEDAECYHCGLPIPPETRYYVQIEGRARRMCCMGCQAVAQSIVDNQLTEYYRHRDAMPESRREAMPQALQELGLFDHPDFQKSFVRPVGEHEREATLILEGITCAACVWLNEQHVARQPGVRGVDINYATRRARVRWDEREIKLSEILAAVQAIGYRAYPYDAERSEQVAHRERRSMLWRVFVAGFGMMQVMMYAIPAYMAADGSMTADIEQLMRWASLVLTLPVVFYSAAPFFQRALRDLRLRRLGMDVPVALGVGSAFAASVWATLVQGPEVYFDSVTMFVFFLLCGRYLEMLARQKAVRGVEELGKVLPAFAERIAADGQTEKVPVSQLTPGDRVRVRPGEVIPADGVVIEGKSEANESLLTGESRPVPKVAGAEVTGGSINVASPLVVEVQKVGDSTRLAAIRQLMERAAAEKPRIATQSDRVARVFIIALLLLAAATYIAWQFIDAERALWVFVSVLVVACPCALSLATPTALTVATDTLARMGVLITRGHAIEALAGANCFVFDKTGTLTHGRMQVDRVVVFDGGDEIRARALAGALEQASEHAIAAGVRLAAEGLNLPVVQALRAVTGQGVEGRVEGRLLRIGRPAFVAELAAQPLPAEMVQLETDGATVVALGGQSGWIALFRLADSVREDAPELFARLARERIPTVILSGDSPAAVQAVAQRVGATQAHAAMTPQDKQAWVARRQQDPGVVVAMLGDGVNDAPVLAQAHVSIAMGGGTDLARNQADVVLLSESLAGLLRAVALSRRTLAVVRQNLWWSFCYNFTSVPLAMLGLITPWMAGIGMAASSLLVVLNALRLQGDRRST from the coding sequence ATGAACACTGTCAGCGATATCGCTTCGCCCGCCGTCGTCGAGGACGCCGAGTGCTACCACTGCGGGCTGCCCATCCCGCCCGAAACCCGCTATTACGTGCAGATCGAAGGCCGTGCTCGGCGCATGTGCTGCATGGGTTGCCAGGCGGTGGCGCAGTCCATCGTCGACAACCAGCTCACCGAGTACTACCGCCACCGTGATGCGATGCCCGAGTCGCGCCGTGAGGCGATGCCGCAGGCGCTGCAGGAGCTCGGGCTGTTCGATCATCCGGATTTCCAGAAAAGTTTTGTGCGTCCGGTGGGCGAGCACGAAAGGGAGGCTACGCTGATTCTGGAAGGCATTACTTGTGCGGCCTGCGTGTGGCTCAACGAGCAGCACGTAGCGCGCCAGCCCGGGGTGCGCGGCGTCGACATCAATTACGCCACTCGGCGCGCGCGGGTGCGTTGGGACGAGCGCGAAATCAAGCTCTCCGAGATTCTCGCTGCAGTGCAAGCGATCGGCTACCGCGCCTATCCGTATGACGCCGAGCGCTCCGAGCAAGTCGCCCACCGCGAGCGCCGCTCGATGTTGTGGCGGGTCTTCGTGGCCGGCTTTGGCATGATGCAGGTGATGATGTATGCCATCCCGGCCTATATGGCTGCCGATGGCAGTATGACCGCCGATATCGAGCAGTTGATGCGCTGGGCGAGCCTGGTGCTGACTTTGCCGGTGGTGTTTTATTCCGCGGCGCCTTTTTTCCAGCGTGCCTTGCGTGATCTGCGCCTGCGTCGGCTGGGGATGGATGTTCCGGTGGCGCTCGGGGTTGGCAGCGCATTTGCCGCCAGTGTGTGGGCGACGTTGGTGCAGGGTCCCGAGGTGTATTTCGATTCGGTGACCATGTTCGTGTTCTTCCTGCTGTGCGGGCGCTATCTGGAAATGCTGGCACGCCAGAAGGCGGTACGTGGTGTCGAAGAGCTTGGCAAGGTGCTGCCGGCTTTTGCCGAACGGATCGCCGCCGACGGTCAGACCGAGAAAGTGCCGGTGTCGCAACTTACCCCTGGCGATCGGGTGCGGGTGCGTCCCGGCGAGGTGATTCCAGCCGATGGCGTGGTCATCGAAGGCAAAAGTGAGGCCAATGAATCCTTGCTCACCGGGGAGAGCCGTCCGGTGCCGAAGGTGGCCGGTGCAGAGGTGACCGGCGGCAGCATCAACGTTGCCAGCCCGCTGGTGGTTGAGGTGCAAAAGGTTGGCGATTCGACCCGGCTGGCGGCCATCCGCCAGTTGATGGAGCGTGCCGCAGCCGAGAAGCCGCGCATTGCCACCCAGTCCGACCGGGTGGCGCGGGTGTTCATCATTGCCTTGCTGCTATTGGCTGCGGCGACTTATATCGCTTGGCAATTCATCGATGCCGAGCGTGCCTTGTGGGTGTTCGTCTCGGTGCTGGTAGTGGCTTGTCCGTGTGCATTGTCGCTGGCTACGCCGACTGCGCTGACCGTGGCCACCGACACCTTGGCGCGCATGGGGGTGTTGATCACCCGCGGGCATGCCATTGAGGCACTGGCGGGCGCCAATTGCTTCGTGTTCGACAAAACCGGCACCTTGACCCACGGACGTATGCAGGTCGATCGCGTGGTCGTGTTTGACGGTGGTGACGAGATTCGCGCGCGCGCGCTGGCGGGCGCGCTGGAACAGGCGTCCGAGCATGCCATTGCCGCCGGCGTGCGGCTTGCGGCCGAGGGGCTGAATCTGCCGGTCGTCCAGGCTTTGCGTGCGGTGACCGGGCAGGGCGTGGAAGGGCGTGTCGAGGGGAGGCTGCTACGCATCGGCCGTCCGGCGTTCGTGGCCGAGCTGGCGGCACAGCCGCTGCCGGCGGAGATGGTACAGTTGGAGACCGATGGCGCCACGGTGGTGGCATTGGGCGGCCAGAGCGGCTGGATCGCGCTATTCCGGTTGGCCGACTCGGTGCGCGAAGACGCACCCGAACTTTTTGCTCGTTTGGCTCGCGAGCGCATTCCGACGGTCATTCTGTCTGGCGATTCACCGGCCGCTGTGCAGGCGGTTGCGCAACGGGTTGGGGCCACGCAAGCGCATGCCGCGATGACTCCGCAGGACAAGCAGGCCTGGGTGGCGCGTCGTCAGCAAGACCCGGGTGTCGTGGTCGCGATGCTGGGCGATGGCGTCAACGATGCGCCGGTGCTGGCGCAGGCGCATGTGTCGATCGCCATGGGCGGGGGGACCGATCTGGCACGCAATCAGGCCGATGTGGTGCTGTTGTCCGAGAGTCTGGCCGGTTTGTTACGCGCTGTCGCGTTGTCACGCCGTACGCTGGCGGTGGTGCGGCAGAATTTGTGGTGGTCTTTCTGCTACAACTTTACCTCGGTACCTTTGGCCATGCTTGGACTGATCACCCCCTGGATGGCCGGTATCGGCATGGCAGCCAGCTCTTTGTTGGTGGTGCTCAATGCGCTGCGCCTGCAAGGCGACCGGCGCTCGACTTGA
- a CDS encoding 3-hydroxyacyl-CoA dehydrogenase has product MRIDNKVFVVTGGGSGLGAATARMLVDAGAKVVLADINAEAGEQVAAALGAAAAFVKTDVTDEVSAKAAIERAVSGFGGLHGLVNCAGVAPAEKVVGREGAHRLDSFARTIQINLVGSFNMMRLAAEAMSKGEADEGGERGVIVSTASVAAFDGQIGQAAYAASKAGIVGLTLPVARELSRYGIRVMTIAPGIMETPMLMGMPQEVQASLGKMVPFPARLGKPAEFAALVRHIIENSYLNGEVIRLDGAIRMAAK; this is encoded by the coding sequence ATGAGGATTGACAACAAAGTGTTCGTGGTCACCGGCGGCGGTTCCGGTTTGGGTGCGGCCACCGCGCGGATGCTGGTCGATGCCGGCGCCAAGGTGGTGTTGGCCGATATCAACGCAGAAGCCGGCGAGCAGGTGGCGGCAGCTTTGGGCGCTGCAGCGGCCTTCGTGAAAACCGACGTGACCGACGAGGTCAGCGCCAAGGCGGCGATCGAGCGTGCGGTCAGTGGCTTTGGCGGTTTGCATGGACTGGTCAATTGTGCGGGCGTGGCGCCGGCCGAGAAGGTAGTCGGGCGCGAGGGCGCGCATCGCTTGGATTCTTTTGCGCGCACTATCCAAATCAACCTGGTGGGCAGTTTCAACATGATGCGCCTTGCTGCCGAGGCGATGAGCAAAGGCGAGGCCGATGAAGGGGGTGAGCGCGGGGTGATCGTCAGCACCGCCTCGGTGGCGGCTTTCGACGGTCAGATCGGCCAAGCGGCCTATGCGGCCTCCAAGGCTGGCATTGTCGGCCTGACCCTGCCGGTGGCGCGCGAGCTGTCGCGCTATGGCATTCGGGTGATGACCATCGCTCCGGGGATCATGGAGACCCCGATGCTGATGGGCATGCCGCAGGAGGTGCAGGCGTCGCTCGGTAAGATGGTTCCCTTCCCCGCGCGGCTGGGCAAGCCGGCTGAGTTTGCCGCCTTGGTACGGCACATCATCGAAAACAGCTATCTCAATGGCGAGGTGATTCGCCTGGATGGCGCCATCCGCATGGCGGCCAAGTAA
- the apbC gene encoding iron-sulfur cluster carrier protein ApbC — protein MSVSVENVNEALKSVLDPNTGKDFVSSRCIRNLTVDGGKVRFNVELGYPARSQIDLIRKRVTDAVTALPGVTAVEVEVCSKIVAHAVQHGVKLLPGVKNIIAVASGKGGVGKSTTAVNLALALAAEGAQVGILDADIYGPSQPQMLGIGHERPQSLDGKHMEPLQAHGIQAMSIGFLVDPDTPMVWRGPMATQALNQLLKDTNWKDLDYLVIDMPPGTGDIQLTLSQQVPVTGAVIVTTPQDIALLDARKGIKMFEKVGVPVVGVVENMSIHICSKCGHEEHIFGTGGGQKLCADYNIPFLGALPLDLQIRQEADGGTPTVVAAPDGRIAAIYREIARKVALRVAEKAKDMTHKFPNIVVQNT, from the coding sequence ATGAGCGTGAGCGTCGAGAATGTCAACGAGGCACTGAAATCGGTGCTCGATCCGAATACCGGCAAGGACTTCGTCAGCAGCCGCTGTATCCGCAACCTGACGGTCGATGGTGGCAAGGTGCGTTTCAATGTGGAACTTGGCTATCCGGCGCGCAGCCAGATCGATCTGATCCGCAAACGGGTCACCGATGCGGTGACGGCGTTGCCGGGTGTCACCGCGGTCGAGGTGGAGGTCTGTAGCAAGATCGTGGCGCACGCGGTTCAGCATGGCGTGAAGCTGCTACCCGGAGTGAAGAACATCATTGCCGTGGCCTCCGGCAAGGGCGGCGTGGGTAAGAGCACCACCGCGGTGAATCTGGCGCTGGCCCTGGCTGCCGAAGGCGCGCAGGTTGGGATTTTGGATGCGGACATCTATGGTCCGTCGCAGCCGCAGATGCTGGGCATCGGTCACGAGCGTCCCCAGTCGCTGGACGGCAAACATATGGAACCGTTGCAGGCGCATGGCATCCAGGCCATGTCCATCGGCTTCCTGGTAGACCCGGATACGCCAATGGTGTGGCGCGGGCCGATGGCCACTCAGGCGCTCAATCAGTTGCTCAAGGATACCAACTGGAAGGATCTGGATTATTTGGTCATCGACATGCCGCCAGGCACTGGTGACATCCAGCTCACCCTGTCGCAGCAGGTACCGGTGACCGGTGCAGTGATCGTGACCACGCCGCAGGATATTGCACTGCTCGATGCGCGCAAGGGCATCAAGATGTTCGAAAAGGTCGGCGTGCCGGTGGTCGGCGTGGTGGAGAACATGAGCATCCACATCTGTTCCAAGTGCGGCCACGAGGAGCACATTTTCGGCACCGGCGGCGGGCAAAAGCTGTGCGCGGATTACAACATCCCTTTCCTTGGCGCGCTGCCGCTGGATCTGCAAATACGCCAAGAGGCCGACGGCGGCACCCCCACCGTGGTGGCCGCCCCGGATGGGCGGATCGCCGCGATTTACCGTGAGATCGCCCGCAAAGTGGCGCTGCGGGTGGCCGAGAAAGCCAAAGACATGACCCACAAATTCCCCAACATCGTGGTGCAAAATACTTGA
- a CDS encoding OmpA family protein, translating to MHNVRLLIPLFASLALLAGCATPSRPVVTAAIGEAPRAQPAIDWPAVRATLAANLGALPGTAVQVRADGSLLVRIPAAEGFAPNQTEPRPMLASTLLGLIPVLQAEQLTAIQVIGHTDSMGSELHNLSLSIARAEAVVEFLRRQGIALLRLSADGRGESEPIADNDSPAGRAANRRIELILRPLY from the coding sequence ATGCACAACGTTCGTTTGCTGATCCCCTTGTTTGCCAGCTTAGCCCTGCTTGCCGGCTGCGCCACGCCCAGCCGTCCCGTGGTCACAGCGGCCATAGGCGAAGCGCCGCGGGCCCAGCCGGCCATCGACTGGCCGGCGGTGCGCGCCACGCTTGCAGCGAACCTTGGCGCGCTGCCAGGCACCGCGGTTCAGGTGCGGGCCGATGGCAGTTTGCTGGTACGCATTCCGGCGGCCGAAGGCTTCGCGCCCAATCAGACCGAACCCCGTCCGATGCTGGCGTCCACGCTGCTCGGCCTGATTCCGGTGCTACAGGCCGAGCAGCTGACCGCGATACAGGTGATCGGACACACCGACAGCATGGGTAGCGAACTCCATAACCTCAGCCTATCGATTGCCCGCGCGGAAGCGGTCGTCGAGTTCCTCCGCCGTCAGGGGATTGCCCTGCTCAGACTATCGGCTGACGGCCGTGGCGAGAGCGAACCGATCGCCGATAACGACAGCCCCGCCGGCCGAGCGGCCAACCGAAGGATCGAACTCATCCTGCGCCCGCTTTACTAA
- the metG gene encoding methionine--tRNA ligase: MHRKILVTNALPYANGDIHLGHLVGYIQADIWVRFQRMRGHTVHYVCADDTHGTPVMLRAEKEGLTPEQLIARVHGEHLRDFTAFGVAFDHYHSTHSPENRAYAEDIYGKLKAAGLIDIRAIEQFYDPVKNMFLPDRFIKGECPKCGAADQYGDNCEVCGAAYAPTELKNPYSAVSGAKPELRTSEHYFFRLSDARAVDFLREWTRGVNAAGQRRLQMEAANKMKEWLGEEGENKLTDWDISRDAPYFGFEIPDAPGKYFYVWLDAPIGYLASFRHLADKRGDIAVEDYIDAARAEAAGTEMVHFIGKDILYFHALFWPAMLKFAGYRTPSQLCVNGFLTVDGAKMSKSRGTFITARSYLEQKLNPEWLRYYFAAKSNGSMEDLDLNLDDLIAKVNADLIGKYVNIASRCAGFITKRFDGKLGASDPRATGEFETAFEAAIIARAYEERDYGRALREIMRLADLANQYVNDHKPWELAKEASQQTALHTVCSTALTLFRDLTLYLKPVLPALAAQVEAFLNIEPLTWNAGWHPLPAGHAIKPYQHLMTRVERKQIDALLEANRESLAPAAAKPADAAKTASSPQRHAEKQQHAAQTTETATAHISIDDFTKVDLRIARIVDAQHVDGADKLIRLSLDIGETDEAGNPKLRQVFAGIKSAYDPAALVDRLTVMVANLAPRKMKFGISEGMVLAASDPDGKSGGLYILSPDVGAAPGMRVK; the protein is encoded by the coding sequence ATGCACCGCAAAATTCTCGTAACCAACGCGCTACCCTACGCCAATGGCGATATCCACCTCGGCCACCTGGTGGGCTACATTCAGGCCGACATCTGGGTTCGCTTCCAACGGATGCGCGGCCACACGGTGCATTATGTTTGCGCGGACGACACCCACGGCACGCCGGTGATGTTGCGCGCCGAAAAAGAAGGTCTCACCCCTGAGCAGCTCATCGCCCGGGTGCATGGTGAGCACCTGCGCGATTTCACCGCCTTCGGCGTCGCCTTCGATCACTACCACTCCACCCACAGCCCGGAAAACCGCGCCTATGCCGAAGACATCTACGGCAAGCTGAAGGCGGCCGGACTGATCGATATCCGCGCCATCGAGCAGTTTTACGATCCGGTCAAGAACATGTTTTTGCCGGACCGTTTCATCAAGGGTGAGTGTCCCAAATGCGGCGCAGCCGACCAGTATGGCGACAACTGCGAGGTGTGCGGCGCGGCCTATGCCCCCACCGAACTCAAAAACCCCTATTCCGCGGTCTCGGGCGCCAAGCCGGAACTGCGCACTTCGGAGCATTACTTTTTCCGCCTGTCGGACGCGCGCGCGGTGGATTTTCTGCGCGAGTGGACGCGCGGCGTCAACGCTGCCGGACAGCGCCGCCTGCAGATGGAGGCGGCTAACAAGATGAAGGAATGGCTGGGCGAGGAAGGCGAGAACAAGCTCACCGACTGGGACATCTCGCGGGATGCGCCCTATTTTGGATTCGAAATCCCGGATGCGCCCGGCAAATACTTCTATGTCTGGCTGGATGCGCCGATCGGCTATCTAGCCAGTTTCCGCCATCTGGCCGACAAGCGGGGCGATATCGCGGTGGAAGACTACATCGACGCCGCTCGTGCCGAAGCGGCCGGGACCGAGATGGTGCATTTCATCGGCAAAGACATCCTTTATTTCCACGCCCTGTTCTGGCCGGCGATGCTCAAATTTGCCGGCTACCGCACGCCCAGCCAGTTGTGCGTCAACGGTTTTCTAACCGTCGATGGCGCCAAGATGAGCAAAAGCCGCGGCACCTTCATCACCGCGCGCTCTTACTTGGAACAAAAGCTCAATCCCGAGTGGCTGCGCTACTACTTTGCCGCCAAGTCCAACGGCAGCATGGAGGACCTCGACCTCAACCTCGACGATCTGATCGCCAAGGTCAATGCCGACCTGATTGGCAAATATGTCAACATCGCCAGCCGCTGCGCCGGATTCATCACCAAGCGCTTCGACGGCAAGCTGGGCGCCAGCGACCCGCGCGCCACCGGCGAGTTCGAAACCGCCTTCGAGGCGGCGATCATCGCCCGCGCTTACGAAGAACGCGACTACGGCCGGGCGCTGCGCGAAATCATGCGGCTGGCCGACCTGGCCAATCAGTACGTGAATGACCACAAGCCGTGGGAGCTGGCCAAAGAGGCGAGCCAGCAGACAGCGCTGCACACGGTGTGCAGCACTGCGCTGACCCTGTTCCGCGACCTCACCCTGTATCTCAAGCCGGTATTGCCTGCGCTGGCTGCGCAGGTCGAAGCCTTTTTGAATATCGAACCGCTGACCTGGAATGCCGGCTGGCATCCGCTGCCGGCCGGACACGCGATCAAACCTTATCAACACCTGATGACTCGGGTGGAACGCAAGCAGATCGATGCGCTGCTGGAAGCCAACCGCGAATCGCTCGCCCCGGCCGCAGCCAAGCCGGCGGATGCTGCCAAAACCGCCAGCTCGCCACAGCGCCATGCGGAAAAGCAGCAGCACGCCGCACAGACCACCGAAACCGCAACGGCGCACATCTCCATCGACGACTTCACCAAGGTCGACCTGCGCATTGCCAGAATCGTCGACGCCCAGCATGTCGACGGCGCCGACAAGCTGATCCGCCTGTCGCTTGACATCGGCGAAACCGACGAGGCCGGCAACCCAAAGCTCCGTCAGGTGTTTGCCGGCATCAAGTCGGCCTACGACCCGGCTGCGCTGGTCGACCGCCTCACTGTGATGGTCGCCAACCTCGCGCCGCGCAAAATGAAGTTCGGCATCAGCGAAGGCATGGTGTTGGCCGCCTCCGACCCGGACGGCAAGAGCGGCGGCCTCTACATCCTGTCACCAGACGTGGGCGCCGCGCCCGGCATGCGGGTCAAATGA